In one window of Syntrophorhabdaceae bacterium DNA:
- a CDS encoding ABC transporter substrate-binding protein, protein MKRFIPAILISFLVLALFQVTVSQSQAAEPIKIGIIDTYTGPATTYTQDVLDGFKIAVNEVNAKGGVLGRKIEFVIRDDKFKPDIALAMAKELVLREKVNIIMGSTNSGGALAVSDFARKEKIPWIVSDAKSEKIVGERGHRYVFSTNENTAMIGRATAVALSKKPYTKYWIAGEDYEFGHACADAIWNHLKVLKPNVQLLGQSWRKVGETDLTPYLSPILQAKPDCLISASGGGGVTNFLKAVKAMGLEKKLPIYQHYATDTIALAPLGADAPEGIMGSSSYHFYFPNTPANKAFTDEFRKAYKRYPGSTALYGYITGIFIAKAYEKAKSINTEKFIDALEGLTIESPIGKLEMRACDHQVTLPMYYGITKKTNGYDFLIGSDIVTIPAKDYLPSCDEMMKVRK, encoded by the coding sequence ATGAAACGCTTTATCCCAGCCATTCTCATTTCATTCCTCGTGCTCGCCCTTTTCCAGGTGACGGTCTCTCAGTCACAGGCGGCCGAACCGATTAAGATCGGCATCATCGACACCTATACCGGCCCTGCCACTACCTATACCCAGGATGTCCTCGACGGCTTCAAGATTGCCGTCAATGAGGTAAACGCGAAGGGAGGGGTATTGGGAAGAAAGATCGAGTTCGTGATACGGGATGATAAATTCAAACCCGATATCGCCCTCGCCATGGCAAAAGAGCTTGTCTTGAGAGAGAAGGTCAATATCATCATGGGCTCCACCAACTCGGGAGGTGCCCTTGCCGTCTCCGATTTCGCGAGAAAAGAGAAGATCCCCTGGATCGTGAGCGATGCAAAAAGCGAGAAGATCGTAGGCGAGAGGGGACACCGCTACGTCTTCAGCACCAATGAGAATACTGCCATGATCGGGAGGGCGACCGCCGTCGCGCTTTCGAAGAAACCTTATACGAAATACTGGATCGCAGGAGAAGATTATGAGTTCGGCCATGCCTGCGCCGACGCCATATGGAACCATTTGAAGGTATTGAAACCGAATGTCCAGCTCCTGGGCCAGTCGTGGAGAAAGGTGGGGGAGACGGACCTTACCCCTTATCTGAGCCCGATCCTTCAGGCCAAGCCGGACTGCCTTATCAGCGCCTCAGGCGGTGGAGGAGTGACGAATTTCCTGAAAGCGGTAAAAGCCATGGGACTCGAGAAGAAGCTCCCCATCTACCAGCACTATGCCACCGACACGATAGCCCTTGCCCCTCTCGGAGCCGATGCCCCTGAGGGCATCATGGGAAGCTCGAGCTACCACTTCTACTTCCCGAACACCCCCGCCAACAAGGCTTTCACCGACGAGTTCCGCAAGGCTTATAAGAGATATCCGGGCTCGACCGCACTTTACGGCTACATTACCGGCATCTTCATTGCCAAGGCATATGAAAAGGCGAAGTCGATCAATACGGAGAAGTTCATCGACGCCCTCGAGGGTCTCACGATCGAAAGCCCCATAGGCAAGCTCGAGATGCGCGCCTGCGACCACCAGGTGACCCTGCCCATGTACTACGGGATCACCAAAAAGACCAACGGGTACGACTTCCTGATCGGCTCCGACATCGTCACCATCCCGGCAAAAGATTACCTGCCGAGCTGCGATGAGATGATGAAGGTAAGAAAGTAG